The following coding sequences lie in one Amycolatopsis cihanbeyliensis genomic window:
- a CDS encoding TrmH family RNA methyltransferase, whose product MTSHVRHRPADPLEQQRDIVVACAPLRSRVNLSGIVRTAGCCGVPRIIACGNARVDRAIARDAVESVRIENRRTLVPVLRDLRQDGYSVVGLEQTTSSVNIHEYVFPRKVALVVGNERLGLGDEELALTDACVEIPVWGRPNSYNVATATAMALYEYCRQYPHG is encoded by the coding sequence ATGACCTCGCACGTTCGGCACCGGCCCGCCGATCCGCTGGAACAGCAGCGGGATATCGTCGTCGCCTGCGCGCCACTGCGCAGCAGGGTGAACCTCTCCGGAATCGTTCGTACGGCCGGATGTTGCGGAGTTCCACGAATCATTGCCTGCGGTAATGCGCGGGTGGATCGTGCTATTGCCCGCGATGCGGTGGAATCGGTGCGTATCGAGAATCGCCGGACGCTCGTTCCGGTCCTGCGTGATCTTCGGCAGGACGGTTATTCCGTTGTCGGCCTCGAGCAGACGACGTCCTCGGTCAACATTCACGAGTACGTGTTTCCGCGAAAGGTCGCGCTCGTGGTCGGAAACGAGCGGCTGGGGCTTGGCGACGAGGAACTGGCACTCACCGACGCCTGCGTGGAGATCCCCGTGTGGGGCCGACCGAACAGCTACAACGTCGCCACCGCCACGGCCATGGCGCTGTACGAGTACTGCCGGCAGTATCCGCACGGCTGA
- a CDS encoding YjiH family protein, protein MATEQQGDERATRGAGTGVPMWKFFVYSLVGTLVFFVPIPVSGESSIVLDHLVTALETAFPDLLPYLALAVILAGAVHPFASGTWNRSPVSVVFSVVKVAGLVVGVMLVFELGPAWLFAEDMGPFLLNKLVIPVGLLVPIGAVFLALLVGYGLLEFIGVLLQPVMRPVWRTPGRSAVDAVASFVGSYSLGLLITNRVYREGKYSGREAAIIATGFSTVSATFMVVVASTLDLMSDWNTYFWTTLAITFLVTAVTVRIWPLSKVTDSYIDGSRPRPDQDNRGRRLSRAWTEARETVAAAPSLGRNIATNLKAGLLMTMAILPSILSIGLLGLVLATHTPVFDWLGYAFYPFAWIMQAPEPLLVAKASAVGVAEMFLPALLVVESAAAVKFIVAVVSVSQIIFFSALVPCVVATEIPISVPRMIVIWFQRVVLTLVLATPVALLLY, encoded by the coding sequence ATGGCGACCGAGCAACAGGGCGACGAGCGGGCCACCCGCGGGGCGGGCACCGGCGTGCCGATGTGGAAGTTCTTCGTCTACAGCCTCGTCGGCACGCTCGTGTTCTTCGTGCCGATCCCGGTGAGCGGGGAGAGCTCCATCGTCCTGGACCACCTGGTGACCGCGCTCGAGACGGCCTTCCCGGACCTGCTGCCGTACCTGGCCCTCGCCGTGATCCTCGCCGGGGCCGTGCACCCCTTCGCGTCCGGGACCTGGAACCGCTCCCCCGTCTCCGTGGTGTTCTCGGTCGTCAAGGTCGCCGGCCTGGTCGTGGGCGTCATGCTGGTGTTCGAACTCGGCCCGGCCTGGCTGTTCGCCGAGGACATGGGGCCGTTCCTGCTGAACAAGCTGGTCATCCCGGTCGGGTTGCTGGTGCCGATCGGCGCCGTGTTCCTCGCCCTGCTCGTGGGCTACGGCCTGCTGGAGTTCATCGGTGTGCTGCTTCAGCCCGTGATGCGGCCGGTGTGGCGGACCCCCGGTCGCTCGGCTGTCGACGCCGTGGCCTCGTTCGTCGGCAGCTACTCGCTCGGGCTACTGATCACCAACCGGGTGTACAGGGAGGGCAAGTACTCCGGCAGGGAAGCGGCCATCATCGCGACCGGCTTCTCCACGGTGTCCGCGACCTTCATGGTGGTGGTGGCGAGCACGCTGGACCTGATGAGCGACTGGAACACCTACTTCTGGACGACGCTGGCGATCACGTTCCTGGTCACCGCGGTGACCGTCCGGATCTGGCCGCTGTCCAAGGTCACCGACAGCTACATCGACGGCAGCCGGCCGCGGCCCGACCAGGACAACCGTGGTCGGCGACTCTCCCGTGCCTGGACCGAGGCCAGGGAGACCGTCGCCGCGGCGCCGTCGCTCGGCCGGAACATCGCGACCAACCTCAAGGCCGGCCTGCTGATGACCATGGCCATCCTGCCGTCGATCCTGTCGATCGGCCTGCTCGGCCTGGTACTGGCGACCCACACCCCGGTCTTCGACTGGCTGGGCTACGCCTTCTACCCGTTCGCCTGGATCATGCAGGCACCGGAGCCGCTGCTGGTCGCGAAGGCCTCGGCGGTCGGCGTGGCGGAGATGTTCCTGCCCGCGCTGCTGGTGGTGGAATCGGCCGCCGCGGTGAAGTTCATCGTGGCGGTGGTGTCCGTTTCGCAGATCATCTTCTTCTCCGCGCTGGTCCCCTGCGTGGTCGCGACGGAGATCCCCATCTCGGTGCCCCGGATGATCGTGATCTGGTTCCAGCGGGTGGTGCTCACGCTCGTTCTCGCCACCCCGGTGGCGCTCCTGCTGTACTGA
- a CDS encoding YybH family protein: MTVDEKQIRTLIEQWAVAVHRGDLHGVLTDHADDIVMFDVPPPYEGARGIDAYRDTWPPFFQWQAQGASFEIVSLEVTAGEDVAFAHALLRCGTPRELAEHPENRLRLTLGLRKEQGRWVVAHEHHSFPSVLPPVQ; the protein is encoded by the coding sequence ATGACCGTCGACGAGAAGCAGATCCGGACCCTGATCGAGCAATGGGCCGTGGCCGTGCACCGGGGCGACCTGCACGGTGTCCTGACGGACCACGCCGACGACATCGTGATGTTCGACGTCCCGCCGCCCTACGAGGGCGCCCGGGGGATCGACGCCTACCGCGACACGTGGCCGCCCTTCTTCCAGTGGCAGGCGCAGGGCGCCTCGTTCGAGATCGTCTCCCTCGAGGTCACGGCAGGCGAGGACGTCGCGTTCGCGCACGCCCTGCTGCGCTGCGGAACCCCGCGGGAGCTCGCCGAGCACCCGGAGAACCGGTTACGCCTCACCCTGGGGCTGCGCAAGGAACAGGGCCGGTGGGTCGTGGCGCACGAGCACCATTCCTTCCCCAGCGTCCTTCCCCCGGTGCAATGA
- a CDS encoding LysR family transcriptional regulator — protein MSDIELRHLAAMAAVAEEGSFGRAAARLGYTQSTVSQQIAALERAVGGAVFDRPGGPKPVRITPLGTVVLTHGLDLLAKAETLADQVDRFKAGEGRVDIGTFQSVSNVILPEVVHRLRQEYPYCEIRLFEEETGRPQVGGLDLLFFDGRAEGDIEHLKLLDDPYVLVAREGTFPEGPVPWARLDGAPMVAYPPLCDQARVERALAGEGVNPRIVFRTVGNEALVSMVRAGIGSAVLPRLAVHGATVRAEAVLHVHELHPPLPPREIFLLWNAGRTHSPLAALAIEIAVDVAAELAGRA, from the coding sequence GTGTCCGACATCGAGCTGCGGCATCTCGCCGCCATGGCGGCGGTCGCCGAGGAGGGTTCGTTCGGCCGGGCGGCCGCGCGGCTCGGGTACACCCAGTCGACGGTGAGTCAGCAGATCGCGGCGCTGGAAAGAGCGGTCGGCGGCGCGGTGTTCGACCGGCCGGGCGGGCCGAAACCGGTGCGGATCACCCCGCTCGGCACCGTGGTACTGACGCATGGACTCGACCTGCTGGCGAAAGCGGAAACACTGGCGGACCAGGTCGACCGGTTCAAGGCCGGTGAGGGCCGGGTCGACATCGGCACGTTCCAGAGCGTGTCCAACGTGATCCTTCCGGAGGTCGTGCACCGGTTGCGGCAGGAGTATCCGTACTGCGAGATCAGGCTGTTCGAGGAGGAGACCGGCCGGCCACAGGTCGGCGGACTCGATCTGCTGTTCTTCGACGGCCGCGCCGAGGGCGATATCGAACATCTGAAGCTGCTCGACGACCCGTATGTCCTGGTTGCCCGCGAAGGTACCTTCCCGGAAGGCCCGGTACCGTGGGCCCGGCTGGACGGCGCGCCGATGGTGGCGTACCCGCCACTGTGCGATCAGGCGCGCGTGGAACGGGCACTCGCGGGCGAGGGCGTCAACCCACGAATCGTCTTCCGCACCGTGGGTAACGAGGCCCTCGTGTCGATGGTCCGGGCCGGAATCGGCTCAGCGGTGCTGCCCCGGCTCGCCGTGCACGGCGCCACCGTCCGGGCCGAGGCTGTCCTGCACGTCCACGAACTGCACCCGCCACTCCCGCCACGCGAGATCTTCCTGCTGTGGAACGCGGGACGCACGCACTCCCCGCTCGCCGCCCTGGCCATCGAGATCGCCGTCGATGTCGCGGCCGAGCTGGCCGGGCGCGCCTGA
- a CDS encoding helix-turn-helix transcriptional regulator: MLHGRDRQLRAVRDLIARARTGRGGSLVVCGEAGAGKSALLAEAAGEASGLTVLTCTGVESEGELAFAGLHQVLAPVASGLDALPADQAEALRCALGRSAGSASDYLVSAGALALLGVAAVDRAVLVVVDDAQWLDHASMGALTFAARRVSDAGIAMLFGVRSADGHALGRAGLPEVRLGGLDPDSGAKLLADRGWLPPPAVGAALITATGGNPLALVELARVRSRRALVDEALVQGTVPVGARLRGWFTVQVDRLPRLSRNLLVVAAAEETGSLVTVLGAAGRLGLPASALSAAEAEGLVDVAGGTLRFRHPLIRSASYTASSWQFRTAAHGAIAEVLEADGAWERATWHRASAEPGQDEGLATALEAAATTAGGRGGIATAAVLLRRAARLSTTAEGRASRLAAAAHAAWKSGQVDLGRELLSEAPANPPGAAGVLVARSRGLIEIAEGDPAAAFAQLSRGADLAGDDTKQVVGLLFMAVSAAYHAGRFDDAVGAARRIAGSGFRDHGRWLESALDGTLTPDDADPWRILDAGADLPGEQDAHRWLWPLVITWLGPRPRLAREFGELAHERLRATGMLTILTMISPWLADLAHQLGRWREADELAREGLRFAVDNGQRTIETCLAGMLARFAALRGERPETMSPALGNHAAGAELTWALGLWALAEGDYPQSADRLAALTEPGSACEHTWTVRRAAADIVEALVRAERTGEAEEVVATFAPWAERSTLPWAHAQLHRSRALLATDGSAAKHFDESAKYLADLPFERARVALLHGEWLRRSRRQREAARHLRLATELYTQLGAHRWAMIAAAQLRAAGASSARRSSPGIPGLTPQELQIVRLAGQGLTNREIGTRLFLSPRTVGYHLHKLFPKLGVANRAQLRDLDLSE; the protein is encoded by the coding sequence ATGCTCCACGGACGCGACAGGCAGTTGCGTGCTGTCCGGGATTTGATCGCCCGTGCTCGTACCGGTCGGGGCGGCTCGCTGGTGGTGTGCGGAGAGGCCGGCGCGGGCAAGAGCGCGTTACTGGCGGAGGCGGCAGGGGAAGCGTCCGGGTTGACCGTGCTGACGTGCACGGGGGTGGAGTCCGAGGGTGAGCTCGCGTTTGCGGGCCTGCATCAGGTGCTGGCCCCGGTCGCGTCGGGGCTGGACGCGCTGCCCGCCGACCAGGCCGAGGCGCTGCGTTGCGCGCTGGGCCGGTCGGCCGGATCGGCGTCCGACTACCTGGTGTCGGCCGGGGCGCTTGCGCTGCTCGGCGTGGCGGCCGTCGACCGGGCTGTGCTGGTCGTGGTAGACGACGCGCAGTGGCTGGACCACGCGTCGATGGGCGCGCTGACATTCGCCGCCCGCCGGGTGTCGGATGCCGGGATCGCGATGCTGTTCGGGGTGCGCTCGGCCGACGGGCACGCGCTGGGCCGGGCGGGCCTGCCGGAGGTCCGGCTCGGCGGGCTGGATCCGGACTCGGGTGCGAAGCTGCTGGCCGACCGGGGCTGGCTCCCGCCACCGGCGGTAGGCGCGGCACTGATCACCGCGACCGGCGGCAACCCGCTCGCTCTGGTGGAGCTGGCGCGTGTCCGGTCGCGGCGCGCACTGGTGGACGAGGCGCTGGTGCAGGGCACCGTTCCGGTCGGCGCTCGGCTGCGCGGGTGGTTCACCGTCCAGGTGGACCGGCTTCCTCGTCTGAGCCGTAACCTGCTGGTGGTCGCGGCCGCCGAGGAGACCGGATCGCTGGTGACGGTGCTGGGTGCGGCGGGGCGGCTGGGATTGCCCGCGTCCGCGCTGTCGGCAGCGGAAGCCGAGGGGCTGGTCGACGTGGCGGGCGGGACACTGCGCTTTCGGCACCCGTTGATCCGCTCCGCGTCCTACACGGCGTCGTCCTGGCAGTTCAGGACCGCCGCGCACGGCGCGATCGCGGAAGTGCTGGAGGCCGACGGCGCCTGGGAACGCGCGACCTGGCACCGGGCATCCGCTGAGCCCGGGCAGGACGAGGGTCTGGCGACGGCTCTGGAGGCCGCGGCCACCACGGCCGGCGGGCGCGGCGGTATCGCGACGGCGGCCGTGCTGCTGCGCCGCGCGGCGCGGCTGAGCACTACCGCTGAGGGACGTGCCTCGCGGCTGGCCGCTGCCGCCCACGCGGCGTGGAAGTCGGGCCAGGTTGACCTGGGCCGCGAACTCCTTTCCGAGGCGCCGGCGAACCCGCCCGGCGCGGCCGGCGTGCTGGTCGCGCGATCCCGGGGCCTGATCGAGATCGCCGAGGGCGACCCGGCGGCCGCGTTCGCGCAGTTGTCACGCGGTGCGGACCTCGCGGGCGACGACACGAAGCAGGTGGTCGGCCTGCTGTTCATGGCGGTCTCGGCGGCCTACCACGCGGGCCGGTTCGACGACGCGGTCGGCGCCGCGCGGCGGATCGCGGGGAGTGGGTTCCGCGATCACGGCCGGTGGTTGGAGTCGGCGCTCGACGGCACGCTCACCCCTGACGACGCCGACCCCTGGCGGATCCTGGACGCGGGTGCTGACCTGCCCGGCGAGCAGGACGCGCACCGGTGGCTATGGCCGCTGGTGATCACATGGCTGGGGCCCCGCCCACGGCTGGCACGCGAGTTCGGCGAGCTCGCGCACGAGCGGCTGCGGGCCACCGGCATGCTCACGATCCTCACCATGATCTCGCCGTGGCTGGCCGACCTCGCCCACCAACTGGGCCGGTGGCGAGAAGCCGACGAGTTGGCCCGCGAGGGCCTGCGGTTCGCGGTGGACAACGGGCAGCGGACGATCGAGACGTGCCTTGCCGGAATGCTCGCCCGGTTCGCCGCGCTGCGCGGCGAGCGCCCGGAAACCATGAGCCCCGCGCTGGGCAATCATGCCGCGGGCGCCGAGCTGACCTGGGCACTGGGACTGTGGGCCCTTGCCGAGGGCGACTACCCACAGTCGGCCGACCGGCTGGCGGCGTTGACCGAACCCGGTTCGGCCTGCGAGCACACCTGGACGGTGCGCCGCGCGGCCGCAGACATCGTGGAGGCGCTGGTGCGCGCCGAGCGAACTGGCGAGGCGGAGGAGGTAGTCGCCACCTTCGCGCCATGGGCCGAGCGCAGCACCCTGCCGTGGGCGCACGCACAACTGCACCGTAGCCGCGCCCTGCTGGCCACGGACGGCTCCGCGGCGAAACACTTCGACGAGTCCGCGAAGTATCTCGCGGACCTGCCATTCGAGCGTGCCAGGGTGGCGTTGCTGCATGGCGAATGGTTGCGGCGCAGCCGGCGACAGCGAGAGGCCGCGCGGCACCTGCGGCTCGCCACAGAGCTGTACACCCAGCTCGGCGCGCACCGGTGGGCGATGATCGCCGCGGCACAGCTGCGCGCCGCCGGCGCGTCGAGCGCCAGGCGTTCCTCGCCCGGCATCCCCGGGCTCACCCCGCAGGAACTACAGATCGTCCGGTTGGCCGGCCAGGGACTGACCAACCGGGAGATCGGAACGCGGCTGTTCCTCAGCCCCCGTACGGTCGGCTACCACCTGCACAAACTGTTCCCCAAACTCGGCGTCGCGAACCGCGCACAGCTGCGCGACCTCGACCTGTCCGAGTGA
- a CDS encoding carotenoid oxygenase family protein — protein MDRRSMLKLGAVGGLAALNALPSTALSAPARTLNRDSARSLPTYLTGVFAPVPDETSSLNLVVEGAIPPELAGRYFRNGPNPYPGVDLGNWWRGDGMVHGVRLRHGRAEWYRNRWVRTLHAPPTLPDGTRDLRVGPANTSVKHHAGKIMALVETAYPYQLTPDLDTVGVLDFGGRLRSAMTAHPRVHPGTGEMHFFGYAQQPPYATYHRLSPAGELVRSVPIDLPEAIMMHDFAITDNHVIWLDLPVVWDDAARERGFPNWSDRHEPRIGVMPQNGGSADIRWFTVNPRWAWHVGNAHEDRAGRIVVDAISGDAADWVATQKIFEGVPGGRAHGHLYRWTLDPATGRVGERHLDDMATEFPSINDDRVGLGHRYVYSPTTPLMPTRHNRIVKHDTRTGRRTAHYLGADRVAGEAVFVPARCGRHEDDGWLMAIVHDLTRSSACLVILDATAPARRPVATVHLPRRVPYGFHGEWIPDSEVGVE, from the coding sequence ATGGACCGACGATCAATGCTCAAGCTCGGCGCGGTCGGCGGCTTGGCCGCGTTGAACGCGCTGCCGTCAACCGCTCTGTCCGCGCCGGCACGCACGCTGAACCGGGATTCGGCGCGGTCACTCCCGACCTACCTGACCGGGGTGTTCGCGCCGGTACCCGACGAGACCAGCAGCCTGAACCTTGTTGTGGAAGGCGCTATCCCCCCGGAGTTGGCGGGGCGGTACTTCCGCAACGGGCCCAATCCGTATCCGGGTGTCGACCTCGGCAACTGGTGGCGGGGGGACGGGATGGTGCACGGTGTGCGGCTGCGCCATGGTCGCGCGGAGTGGTACCGCAACCGGTGGGTGCGCACACTGCATGCCCCGCCGACGCTGCCCGACGGAACTCGGGACCTACGGGTCGGGCCCGCGAACACGAGCGTGAAACATCATGCCGGCAAGATCATGGCGCTGGTCGAGACGGCTTATCCCTACCAGCTCACGCCGGACTTGGACACGGTCGGCGTGCTGGACTTCGGTGGGCGGCTGCGCAGTGCGATGACCGCCCACCCGAGGGTGCACCCCGGCACGGGGGAGATGCATTTCTTCGGCTATGCGCAGCAGCCGCCGTATGCGACCTACCACCGCCTGTCTCCGGCCGGGGAGCTGGTTCGCAGCGTGCCCATCGACCTGCCCGAAGCGATCATGATGCATGACTTCGCGATCACCGACAACCACGTGATCTGGCTCGACCTGCCGGTGGTCTGGGATGACGCCGCACGTGAGCGGGGATTCCCCAACTGGAGCGACCGGCACGAGCCCAGGATCGGTGTGATGCCGCAGAACGGTGGCAGTGCCGACATCCGGTGGTTCACGGTGAACCCGCGGTGGGCGTGGCACGTCGGCAATGCCCACGAGGACCGGGCGGGGCGGATCGTGGTGGACGCGATCAGCGGAGACGCGGCGGACTGGGTGGCAACGCAGAAGATCTTCGAAGGCGTTCCCGGTGGCCGCGCACATGGCCACCTGTACCGGTGGACTCTGGACCCGGCCACCGGCCGAGTCGGCGAGCGGCACCTCGACGACATGGCTACGGAGTTCCCGAGCATCAACGATGATCGCGTGGGACTGGGGCACAGGTACGTCTACAGCCCGACGACGCCGCTGATGCCCACCAGGCACAACCGAATCGTCAAGCACGACACGCGGACCGGTAGGCGGACGGCGCACTATCTCGGCGCCGACCGAGTCGCCGGCGAGGCGGTGTTCGTCCCCGCGCGCTGTGGCAGGCATGAAGACGACGGCTGGTTGATGGCCATCGTGCACGACCTCACCCGCAGTTCCGCCTGCCTGGTCATCCTGGACGCCACGGCCCCGGCCCGGCGCCCGGTCGCCACTGTCCACCTGCCCCGCCGGGTGCCGTACGGGTTCCATGGCGAGTGGATTCCCGACAGCGAGGTCGGTGTCGAATGA
- a CDS encoding SDR family oxidoreductase encodes MTGGSRGIGRAVASKLAAAGAAVVFTYATRSDAADDLIADITASGGWARALPCDLGKLEQLEGVFTHVDRALAEAGAPGLDILVANAGIAAHGPIDEVDGDDWDRVFEVNARGCFFTLQHAARRMRNGGRVITVSTIGTAWPSPGETLYAASKAAVEQISRVASRELGSRGITVNTVSPGPTDTDLLRAAASPEAVDGAAAMTALGRIGQPKDIADVVALLAHPDSRWITGQNIRVDGGLT; translated from the coding sequence GTGACCGGCGGCTCCCGCGGCATCGGCAGGGCAGTCGCCAGCAAATTGGCCGCCGCCGGCGCGGCCGTCGTGTTCACCTACGCGACTCGCTCCGATGCCGCTGACGATCTCATCGCCGATATCACCGCCTCGGGTGGTTGGGCACGCGCGCTGCCGTGCGATCTCGGTAAGCTTGAACAACTTGAGGGTGTGTTCACCCATGTTGACCGTGCGCTCGCCGAAGCGGGAGCACCCGGGTTGGACATCCTCGTGGCCAACGCAGGTATAGCGGCACACGGTCCGATCGACGAAGTCGACGGAGACGACTGGGACCGGGTGTTCGAGGTCAACGCCAGAGGCTGCTTCTTCACCCTGCAGCACGCTGCCCGCCGCATGCGTAACGGTGGACGTGTCATCACCGTCTCCACCATCGGTACCGCGTGGCCTAGCCCGGGCGAAACGCTCTACGCAGCGAGCAAAGCCGCCGTCGAACAGATCAGCCGCGTCGCATCCCGGGAACTCGGCAGCCGGGGCATCACCGTCAATACCGTCTCACCCGGCCCCACCGATACAGACCTGCTCCGCGCGGCCGCATCGCCCGAGGCGGTCGACGGCGCCGCGGCGATGACCGCGCTCGGTCGCATCGGCCAACCGAAGGACATCGCCGACGTCGTCGCGCTACTCGCGCATCCCGACAGCCGCTGGATCACCGGCCAGAACATCCGCGTCGACGGCGGACTGACCTAA
- a CDS encoding helix-turn-helix transcriptional regulator, whose protein sequence is MLDTAARLLRLLSLLQAHQQLSGTALADRLGVSNRTVRADIDRLRTLGYDIDATPGVSGGYRLGAGSALPPLLLDDNEALAVAIGLRTAAGSGVAEIGEHAHSAATKLERLLPARLRHRLATLSTVAETVPSQRDPIPADTLHTIAAVCRTCEQLRFDYRDHHREPSVRRVEPHRLVHVSGRWYLVAYDLDRDDWRSFRVDRIHPRTPTGPRFAPRELPGPDLPTFVTRGRMAALWNYRARVIVTAPAEAVAARIPSLWSVEPRTEETSLLDAGAPTPELLAAYLGALGFDFHINPDTAPGLANASATLAKRYAHAAERGESTQT, encoded by the coding sequence ATGCTCGACACCGCCGCGCGACTACTGCGGTTGCTGTCCCTGCTCCAGGCACACCAGCAGCTCTCCGGTACCGCCCTGGCCGACCGGCTCGGCGTCAGCAACCGGACGGTCCGCGCCGACATAGACCGGCTCCGCACGCTCGGCTACGACATCGACGCCACCCCGGGAGTCTCCGGCGGCTATCGCCTCGGGGCGGGAAGTGCCCTGCCTCCACTGCTGCTCGACGACAACGAAGCCCTCGCCGTGGCGATCGGATTGCGTACCGCCGCAGGATCCGGCGTGGCGGAAATCGGCGAGCATGCCCACAGCGCAGCCACGAAACTCGAAAGGCTACTGCCCGCACGCCTCCGGCACCGGCTGGCCACGCTCAGCACCGTCGCGGAAACCGTCCCGTCCCAGCGGGACCCCATTCCTGCCGACACCCTTCACACCATCGCCGCAGTGTGCCGCACGTGCGAGCAACTGCGGTTCGACTATCGCGATCATCATCGCGAGCCGAGCGTACGCCGGGTGGAGCCGCACCGCCTGGTCCATGTCAGCGGGCGCTGGTACCTCGTTGCCTACGACCTCGACCGCGACGACTGGCGCAGCTTCCGTGTCGACCGCATTCATCCCCGCACCCCGACCGGGCCCCGTTTCGCACCCCGCGAACTCCCCGGACCGGACTTACCCACCTTCGTCACCCGGGGACGCATGGCCGCGCTCTGGAACTATCGAGCGCGTGTGATCGTCACCGCTCCCGCCGAGGCGGTCGCCGCCCGAATCCCCAGCCTCTGGTCAGTAGAACCCCGCACCGAGGAGACCAGCCTCCTCGACGCCGGCGCGCCCACCCCGGAACTGCTCGCCGCCTACCTCGGTGCCCTCGGCTTCGACTTCCACATCAACCCCGACACTGCTCCCGGACTGGCCAACGCCAGCGCAACCTTGGCCAAGAGATACGCACACGCCGCCGAACGAGGCGAATCCACCCAAACTTAG
- a CDS encoding DUF3618 domain-containing protein, whose product MARDPDTIEREIEQAREALASTLDELGTKANPKRLADTAKTSVLAKLEEPRIKYPLIGAGALVGLLLVRKLLR is encoded by the coding sequence TTGGCCCGCGACCCGGACACCATCGAGCGCGAGATCGAGCAGGCTCGGGAGGCGCTGGCCTCCACGCTCGACGAGCTCGGTACCAAGGCGAACCCGAAGCGGCTCGCGGACACCGCCAAGACCAGCGTACTGGCCAAGCTCGAGGAGCCCAGGATCAAGTACCCGCTGATCGGTGCGGGTGCGCTCGTCGGTCTGCTGCTGGTGCGCAAGCTTCTCCGCTAG
- a CDS encoding TetR/AcrR family transcriptional regulator, translating to MPRAEREHQMIETAEAVFAELGYATASMDEIAERVGVSKPMLYEYFHSKEGLLLACIRHSRAELRSVTEHAVTGAGDAEEAIRRGLHAYFVFIREHRQAWSLLRQEMTLLGTSAADEIEATRQQQTDLIAALMSGYFASSPRLQVEASAEFVVGACERMAIWCERHEEVTPELATDYAMDMVWNGLRHRAGA from the coding sequence ATGCCGAGGGCCGAGCGCGAGCATCAGATGATCGAGACGGCCGAGGCCGTGTTCGCCGAACTCGGTTACGCGACGGCGTCGATGGACGAGATCGCCGAGCGCGTCGGGGTGTCCAAGCCGATGCTCTACGAGTACTTCCACTCCAAGGAGGGGTTGCTGCTCGCCTGCATCCGGCATTCCCGGGCGGAGCTACGCAGCGTGACCGAACATGCGGTCACCGGGGCCGGCGACGCGGAGGAGGCGATCCGCAGGGGGCTGCACGCGTATTTCGTGTTCATTCGCGAACACCGGCAGGCGTGGTCGCTCCTGCGCCAGGAGATGACCCTGCTCGGCACCTCGGCCGCGGACGAGATCGAGGCGACCCGGCAGCAGCAGACCGACCTCATCGCGGCACTGATGAGCGGGTATTTCGCCAGTTCACCGCGGCTACAGGTGGAGGCATCCGCGGAGTTCGTCGTGGGCGCGTGCGAGCGGATGGCCATCTGGTGCGAGCGGCACGAGGAGGTCACCCCGGAACTGGCGACCGACTACGCCATGGACATGGTGTGGAACGGGCTGCGACACCGGGCCGGCGCCTGA